Proteins found in one Muntiacus reevesi chromosome 2, mMunRee1.1, whole genome shotgun sequence genomic segment:
- the MKI67 gene encoding proliferation marker protein Ki-67: MGPARRLVTIKRSGVDGPHFPLSLSTCLFGRSIECDIRIQLPVVSKQHCKIEISEQEAVLFNFSSTNPTQINGSTFDKPVQLKHGDVITIVDRSFRYENESHQDASKSPGFPGQRRDQETSRRVSRSSLSSNPEGKAQDSSACSEVREEAVSGRPVVHGEDITAARAISGRGEDHVARRTASCVPSSELPGDNCRGATAPTAGDLTEDPRVASGACREDPKAPSSIQCLKRRDQSASPFRKLYESMKVELDVNPGKGSVPQNRRKSGPQRHCTTGRESADGLQDETLVSPKSRWKSGLSPHMKADPGLGEQGSSQAEGEGNGEPVQTPKEPRSPGIARAETETRKTRTPVRCSPQTTTPLRCSPHSPSRRRRSEDPSVIGGHVSQSLDQSEGSGADDKTLTPQKFLPRNQTPVKVGSFGNTPEKFFSRKRKSMPANVDHLTAETEIPHPTISAPLVLQVERKIQSDFLNKPEKLGPAAGQVGPGLSSLGAADVCSFGDSTNKMEGVAAKRRRVSFGGRLRPELFDENLPPNTPLKKGETPKQRRSLAAHTPTALKKIIKEQPQPSGKEDSSEVRLKVTSPDTLMNSPAPHAVHASAAAPDRCRRLSKVSCVSGVGGSPRQTDVPKRGGRRSSGLPAQKASLERSQHGILQTIFSRRRSGASEANLIVARSWADVVKLGAKQAQHKAAKRGPPRQPARRQRRANTPKKPPSTVHSQFSTGHANSPCTIVIGKAQLEKVTGPARPYRVINNFVVSKPRDFNEDLSGLPEMFKTPVKEKPQRMSMCPPTFPNSEDLLGKELPGPHSGEKPLLCTLENFGENVFPKTQDTAKGPSDQSSASPALRRPSIKMSEDTVKTPRSMNKTIAAEKKTPVSTAATPKATSSANRSRRSAELSGVQTPGTGPENQDAKPDPVEDILGKRLGKTPQPEPKLERDTKESEKSFEKCKQNIESKENSEKTIAVRRSRRTSELKCEPAADLTTGGQEVRRSGGRPPLQRSQDTEAEENQVDILSLLQTPGHAKEVMDAENRATKMSCKSPKPGAVRTPTRVSTQLKTPSQKVDVGGSSDLRKPSETPGKATPTQREPRDAKSIQLFKETPKQKLDPAENSAGSKRRPRTPKGKAPPLEDLTGFSELFQTPDQAKEPMTDDKTTKTPCKSQPEPVNPPSRRGHLRTPSQKVNVQEGLSALRKPQQTPGKATWSPGEPEGGDSGISVSQEAPEEKLDLAGKVPSGKRRPRTPKGKAQSLEDLTGFKELFQTPDQAKEPMTDDKTTKTPCKSPQLEPVNTPSRRGGLRTPSQKVDVEEELSSLRKPQQTPRGTRHSDREPADGDEDINVSSETLRQEMDPADYVTGIKRQSRTPIEDVQSLEDLTGFRELFQSPVHTKVPRAIVKNPKMLGQSPQLKPVNITPTRRGHLRTPSQKMDLQEDLSALRKPQQIPGKTTWSPREPEGGDRDIAVAQEAPEEKLDLAENVPATKRRSRTPRGKTPLLEDLAGFKELFQTPHQAKETMANDKPTTIPCKSPAQPVNTPTHKKRRLKSPPRKVGIEGELSVLRRPAQTPGGARHSEGEAAGDGEDIKAFTGTPRQKSDPAENVTGIKRQLRTPKEKVQSLEDLTGFRELFQTPDHTTEPRAILKTPQMLCTSSQPELIVTPTSRKRQPRTPLGKMDTEKELSVLRRPTRASGQTMHTWCREPGDDYKSSELFKETPKQKLDPAENSAGSKRRPRTPKGKAPPLEDLTGFKELFQTPDQAKEPMTDDKTTKTPCKSPQPELVNTPSRRGHLRTPSQKVNVQEGLSALRKPQQTPGKATRSPREPEGGDSGISVSQEAPEEKLDLAGKVPSGKRRPRTPKGKAQPLEDLTGFKELFQTPDQAKEPMTDDKTTKTPYKSPAETINTPVSKKRRLKSPPRKVGIEEELSVLRRPAHTLGGTRHSEGEAAGDGEDIKAFTGTPRQKSDPAENVTGIKRQLRTPKEKVQSLEDLTGFRELFQTPDHTKEPRAVLKTPKMFCQSPSLEPVNIPPGRRGSLRTPSQKVDMQEDRSALRKPTQTPGMTTHLPKEPKGGDRSPAVSQETPEEKPDPAENLIASKWQPRTPQEKAQLLEDLDGFKELFQTPDRANGPMTDDKPTTMPCKSPPVGPVNTPTSKKRRLKSPPQKVDVKEELSALRGPAHTPGGARHSEGEAAGDSEDKALEKTPKQKLDSAENLTGSKRRPRASLKEKAQPLEDLTGFKELFQTPHQSKQPVTDNSIPKMLCQSPQPEPVTITPGRRHLGTPSQTLDRQEDCSALRKPQQTLGEATYSHREPEGGDRGTALSQEALEEKPDPAEHVTARKRQPRTPKEKAQPLEDLSGFKELFQTPDHAKKPIMIDDQPPTIPCKSPAESVSRTGRKKQLRSSPEEVGVEEPSALRRPSQTPGEATCMQREAVKDEKDTKVCKKTSRQKLVSAENVTGVKSRLRNVKEKAQPMEDPARVKEPFQKPNQTEEPGNDVKIAPASHQSPPAKPITRRMTRQRRLRSPPGKVAVEEPSASIGPTQTPGDTHTEPVGKGKDIEVLKETSGQKLSPAENVTGIRIRLRTLKKKTQPLEDSASVKELFQKPDQAKEAESDVTIAPGPRPSPPAELVTRPTSRKRRPKSSPEKVDKEEPTPTPGESTWSQPAHDEKDSRVWKENPRQKLNPAENVTGVRSRLRTLREKTQPLEDPASVKELFQDPDQAKDPACDVTTIPMPRQSPPTKPVTRPTSRKRRIKSSPEKVDVERPSARRDPTRTPREATHSAPVRDEKDNRVLKEDSKQKLNPAENVIGVRSQLRTLREKTQPLEDPAGVKEPFQRRDGAKEPVSDVTMAPAPRQSPPAQPVTRRTGRQRQLRSPPGKAAVDEPSALSRPAQTPGEATHTEPVGNENKIEMAKETSRRSPDSAENVIGVRSRRKAFKETTVEDPARFQEPFQKPDQAKELESDAAAVKRAPKQTADRRPVETSRRALRARKVRFPEDLVGSREPAKLPGESCVSPSPERGQGEDGKVTGKKRLRPVTAAQDPEDERPLQKKQRTAPGETRESPSPSGVKKRSLRTLAQRTEPVGNLPYDDLKTKAADPQGEVAQAPNKGVSLRSRRPAKTSVEEQRPEVLISAEKVKIKRSQKKSVQTSQEMKLQSPEDGAEKSASGGKVEERRTRSRPGRQNQTPLPEAAEEKAREGRVDIPVKKQEEKEGTGHSDSKGSRSRKVSVRPPGNPSESASEQRATRSAKRCDHSLQKASNLLLPFF, from the exons gtatgaaaatgaaagtcatcaGGATGCAAGCAAGTCACCTGGATTTCCAGGACAAAGACGGGACCAG GAGACTTCGCGTCGGGTCTCAAGATCCAGCTTATCTTCCAACCCAG AAGGGAAAGCTCAAGATTCCAGTGCCTGTTCAGAAGTCAGGGAAGAAGCTGTCTCGGGAAGGCCTGTGGTCCACGGAGAGGACATCACGGCCGCCCGCGCCATCTCAGGGCGCGGGGAAGACCATGTTGCCAGGAGAACAGCCAGTTGCGTTCCTTCCTCAGAACTTCCTGGAGATAACTGCAGAGGTGCGACAGCTCCCACCGCTGGGGACTTGACAGAAGACCCCAGGGTGGCATCAGGGGCCTGTCGTGAAGACCCAAAGGCTCCTTCCTCCATTCAGTGTCTTAAGAGGCGTGACCAAAGTGCGTCTCCCTTTAGGAAGCTTTACGAGTCAATGAAAGTGGAGTTAGATGTGAACCCAGGAAAAGGCAGTGTTCCGCAGAATCGCCGAAAATCAGGACCGCAGCGTCACTGCACAACAGGCAGAGAAAGCGCTGATGGGTTACAGGACGAGACTCTGGTCTCCCCCAAATCCAGATGGAAGTCGGGCCTAAGCCCCCACATGAAGGCAGACCCCGGTCTGGGAGAGCAAGGAAGTAGCCAGGCTGAGGGAGAGGGGAATGGGGAGCCGGTTCAGACGCCCAAGGAGCCCAGGAGTCCTGGCATCGCCCGCGCGGAGACAGAGACAAGGAAAACCAGGACCCCTGTGCGGTGTTCACCGCAAACCACGACCCCCCTGCGGTGTTCACCACACAGTCCCTCCCGGAGGCGGCGGAGTGAAGACCCGAGTGTCATCGGTGGCCATGTATCTCAGAGTCTAGACCAAAGTGAAGGCTCCGGGGCAGATGATAAGACGCTCACTCCCCAGAAGTTCTTGCCTAGAAATCAAACACCCGTTAAAGTTGGGAGTTTTGGAAATACACCAGAAAAGTTTTTCTCCAGAAAGAGGAAGAGTATGCCTGCAAATGTTGACCATCTGACTGCAGAAACAGAGATTCCACATCCGACGATTTCAGCTCCACTGGTCCTTCAAGTTGAAAGGAAGATTCAAAGCGATTTTCTCAACAAGCCTGAGAAGCTGGGCCCGGCAGCTGGACAGGTGGGCCCTGGGTTATCCAGTCTCGGTGCAGCTGACGTCTGCAGCTTCGGTGATTCCACAA ATAAGATGGAGGGCGTGGCTGCGAAGAGGAGGCGCGTCTCCTTTGGGGGTCGCCTGAGACCCGAATTATTCGATGAAAACTTACCTCCCAACACACCTCTCAAAAAAGGAGAGACGCCAAAGCAAAGACGGTCGCTGGCCGCCCACACGCCCACTGCCCTGAAGAAAATCATCAAG GAGCAGCCTCAGCCATCAGGGAAAGAAGATTCTTCAGAAGTCCGTCTGAAAGTGACCTCACCGGACACCCTCATGAACTCTCCAGCTCCTCACGCAGTCCACGCTTCTGCAGCCGCACCCGACCGATGCCGCAGGCTGTCCAAGGTGTCTTGCGTGTCCGGGGTCGGCGGGTCCCCACGTCAGACAGATGTCCCCAAGCGAGGGGGGAGACGGAGCAGCGGCCTCCCTGCCCAGAAAGCGTCCCTGGAGCGGAGCCAGCACGGGATCCTCCAGACCATCTTCTCCAGGAGAAGGAGCGGCGCCTCGGAGGCCAACTTGATTG TGGCAAGATCGTGGGCAGACGTGGTGAAGCTCGGTGCCAAGCAGGCCCAGCACAAAGCTGCGAAGCGTGGCCCTCCCAGGCAGCCGGCCAGACGGCAGAGGAGAGCCAACACTCCGAAG AAGCCGCCCAGCACCGTTCATAGTCAGTTTAGCACTGGCCACGCAAACTCTCCCTGCACCATCGTCATAGGGAAGGCTCAGCTCGAGAAAGTGACCGGGCCGGCTCGGCCCTACAGGGTGATAAACAACTTCGTGGTCAGCAAACCAAGGGACTTCAATGAAGACCTTTCAG GGCTGCCTGAAATGTTCAAGACACCAGTGAAAGAGAAGCCGCAAAGGATGAGCATGTGTCCCCCTACTTTCCCAAATTCAGAGGATTTGCTTGGAAAAGAGCTTCCAGGACCTCATTCAGGAGAAAAACCTCTGCTGTGCACTTTGGAAAATTTTG GCGAGAATGTGTTTCCTAAGACTCAAGATACAGCAAAAGGGCCATCTGATCAGAGTTCTGCAAGCCCTGCTTTGAGACGCCCCAGTATTAAAATGAGCGAAGATACTGTGAAAACACCGAGGAGCATGAATAAAACCATAGCTGCTGAGAAGAAAACTCCAGTGTCCACGGCAGCGACTCCAAAGGCAACATCAAGTGCAAACAGGTCTAGAAGGTCTGCGGAGCTCAGCGGTGTGCAGACGCCGGGTACAGGGCCAGAGAACCAAGACGCAAAACCTGACCCCGTGGAGGACATCTTGGGAAAACGTCTGGGGAAAACACCACAACCAGAGCCGAAGCTGGAGAGAGAcacaaaggaaagtgaaaagtcttttgaaaaatgtaagcaaaacatcgaatcaaaagaaaattctgaaaagacgATAGCTGTGAGGAGATCAAGAAGAACCTCAGAGCTGAAGTGTGAACCAGCGGCAGACCTGACCACTGGAGGTCAGGaggtcaggaggtctggaggCAGACCTCCTCTCCAGAGGTCGCAGGACACAGAGGCCGAGGAGAACCAGGTGGACATCCTAAGTCTCCTACAGACCCCCGGTCATGCCAAGGAAGTGATGGATGCCGAGAACAGAGCCACAAAGATGAGCTGTAAGTCTCCCAAGCCAGGAGCAGTCAGGACGCCCACCAGGGTGAGCACGCAGCTCAAGACACCTTCCCAGAAGGTGGATGTAGGAGGTTCCTCGGACCTTAGGAAGCCCTCGGAAACGCCAGGGAAAGCCACGCCCACTCAAAGAGAACCAAGAGATGCTAAAAGCATCCAACTGTTTAAGGAAACTCCAAAGCAGAAACTGGACCCTGCAGAGAATTCTGCTGGAAGTAAGAGGCGACCAAGGACACCCAAGGGAAAGGCCCCACCTCTGGAAGACCTGACTGGCTTCAGCGAGCTCTTCCAAACCCCAGATCAAGCCAAGGAACCAATGACTGATGACAAAACCACCAAAACACCCTGCAAATCACAGCCGGAGCCAGTCAACCCACCAAGTAGAAGGGGACATCTCAGGACACCTTCCCAGAAAGTGAATGTGCAGGAAGGCCTCTCAGCTCTCAGGAAACCTCAGCAAACACCAGGAAAAGCCACATGGTCACCCGGAGAACCAGAGGGTGGTGACAGTGGCATTTCAGTGTCTCAGGAAGCCCCAGAAGAGAAGCTAGACCTTGCAGGAAAGGTACCTTCAGGCAAGAGGCGACCAAGGACACCCAAGGGAAAGGCCCAGTCCCTGGAAGACCTGACTGGCTTCAAGGAGCTCTTCCAAACCCCAGATCAAGCCAAGGAACCAATGACAGATGACAAAACCACCAAAACACCCTGCAAATCTCCACAGCTGGAGCCAGTCAACACACCAAGTAGAAGGGGAGGTCTCAGGACACCTTCCCAGAAAGTGGATGTTGAGGAGGAGCTCTCATCTCTCAGGAAACCTCAGCAAACACCAAGGGGAACCAGGCACTCAGACAGAGAACCAGCAGATGGTGATGAAGACATCAACGTGTCCAGTGAAACGCTAAGGCAGGAAATGGACCCTGCAGATTATGTGACTGGAATTAAGAGGCAGTCAAGGACACCTATAGAAGATGTCCAATCTCTCGAAGACCTGACTGGGTTCAGAGAGCTCTTCCAAAGCCCAGTCCACACCAAGGTGCCAAGGGCTATTGTCAAAAATCCAAAAATGCTCGGCCAGTCTCCACAACTGAAACCAGTCAACATAACACCAACTAGAAGGGGACATCTCAGAACACCTTCCCAGAAAATGGACTTGCAAGAAGACCTCTCAGCTCTCAGGAAACCTCAACAAATACCAGGAAAAACCACATGGTCACCGAGAGAACCAGAGGGTGGTGACAGAGACATTGCAGTGGCCCAGGAAGCTCCAGAAGAGAAGCTCGACCTTGCAGAAAATGTGCCTGCAACCAAGAGGAGGTCAAGGACACCCAGGGGGAAGACCCCACTCCTGGAAGACCTGGCTGGCTTCAAGGAGCTCTTCCAAACTCCACATCAAGCCAAGGAAACAATGGCAAATGACAAACCCACCACAATACCCTGTAAATCACCAGCACAACCAGTCAACACGCCGACACATAAGAAGAGACGACTCAAGTCACCTCCCcggaaagtgggcatagagggggAGCTCTCAGTGCTCAGGAGGCCCGCACAGACTCCAGGGGGAGCCAGGCACTCAGAAGGAGAAGCAGCAGGTGATGGTGAAGACATCAAAGCGTTCACAGGAACACCAAGGCAGAAATCAGACCCTGCAGAAAATGTGACTGGAATTAAGAGGCAGCTAAGAACACCTAAGGAAAAGGTCCAATCTCTTGAAGACCTGACTGGGTTCAGAGAGCTCTTCCAGACCCCAGATCACACCACAGAACCAAGGGCTATTCTCAAAACACCCCAAATGCTCTGCACATCTTCTCAACCAGAGTTGATTGTCACACCAACCAGTAGAAAGAGACAGCCTAGGACACCTCTTGGGAAGATGGATACAGAGAAAGAATTGTCAGTGCTCAGGAGACCCACACGAGCATCAGGGCAAACCATGCATACATGGTGCAGAGAACCAGGTGATGATTATAAAAGCAGTGAATTGTTTAAGGAAACTCCAAAGCAGAAACTGGACCCTGCAGAGAATTCTGCTGGAAGTAAGAGGCGGCCAAGGACACCCAAGGGAAAGGCCCCACCTCTGGAAGACCTGACTGGCTTCAAGGAACTCTTCCAAACCCCAGATCAAGCCAAGGAACCAATGACTGATGACAAAACCACCAAAACACCCTGCAAATCTCCACAACCAGAGCTAGTCAACACACCAAGTAGAAGGGGACATCTCAGGACACCTTCCCAGAAAGTAAACGTGCAGGAAGGCCTCTCAGCTCTCAGGAAACCTCAACAAACACCAGGAAAAGCCACACGGTCACCCAGAGAACCAGAGGGTGGTGACAGTGGCATTTCAGTGTCTCAGGAAGCCCCAGAAGAGAAGCTAGACCTTGCAGGAAAGGTACCTTCAGGCAAGAGGCGACCAAGGACACCCAAGGGAAAGGCCCAGCCCCTGGAAGACCTGACTGGCTTCAAGGAGCTCTTCCAAACCCCAGATCAAGCCAAGGAACCAATGACAGATGACAAAACCACCAAAACACCCTATAAATCACCAGCAGAAACAATCAACACTCCGGTCAGTAAGAAGAGACGACTCAAGTCACCTCCCcggaaagtgggcatagaggagGAGCTCTCAGTGCTCAGGAGGCCCGCACACACTCTGGGGGGAACCAGGCACTCAGAAGGAGAAGCAGCAGGTGATGGTGAAGACATCAAAGCGTTCACAGGAACACCAAGGCAGAAATCGGACCCTGCAGAAAATGTGACTGGAATTAAGAGGCAGCTAAGAACACCCAAGGAAAAGGTCCAATCTCTAGAAGACTTGACTGGCTTCAGAGAGCTCTTCCAGACACCAGATCACACCAAGGAGCCAAGGGCTGTTCTCAAAACCCCCAAGATGTTCTGTCAGTCTCCATCACTGGAACCAGTCAACATACCACCTGGTAGAAGGGGAAGTCTCAGGACACCTTCCCAAAAAGTGGACATGCAAGAAGACCGCTCAGCTCTCAGGAAGCCTACACAGACACCAGGGATGACCACACACTTACCCAAAGAACCAAAGGGTGGTGACAGAAGCCCTGCAGTGTCTCAGGAAACTCCAGAAGAGAAACCAGACCCTGCAGAAAATTTAATTGCAAGCAAGTGGCAGCCAAGGACACCCCAGGAAAAGGCCCAACTCTTGGAAGACCTGGATGGCTTTAAAGAGCTATTCCAAACCCCAGATCGTGCAAATGGACCAATGACTGATGACAAACCCACCACAATGCCCTGTAAATCTCCACCAGTGGGACCAGTCAACACGCCAACAAGTAAGAAGAGACGACTCAAGTCACCTCCCCAGAAAGTGGACGTAAAGGAGGAGCTCTCAGCACTCAGGGGGCCCGCACACACTCCAGGGGGAGCCAGGCACTCAGAGGGAGAAGcagcaggagacagtgaagacaaAGCACTTGAGAAAACTCCAAAGCAGAAACTGGACTCAGCAGAAAATTTAACTGGAAGCAAGAGGCGGCCAAGAGCATCACTTAAGGAAAAGGCCCAACCCCTGGAAGATCTGACTGGCTTTAAAGAGCTCTTCCAAACCCCACATCAATCCAAGCAACCAGTGACTGATAACAGTATCCCTAAAATGCTCTGCCAGTCTCCACAACCAGAACCAGTCACCATAACACCAGGTAGAAGACATCTCGGGACACCTTCCCAGACGCTGGACAGGCAGGAAGACTGCTCGGCTCTCAGGAAGCCTCAGCAAACACTGGGGGAAGCCACGTACTCACACAGAGAAccagaaggtggtgacagaggcaCTGCACTGTCTCAGGAAGCTCTAGAAGAGAAACCGGACCCTGCAGAACACGTAACTGCACGCAAGAGGCAGCCAAGGACACCTAAGGAGAAAGCCCAGCCCCTGGAAGACCTGAGTGGCTTCAAAGAGCTCTTCCAAACCCCAGATCATGCAAAGAAACCCATAATGATCGATGACCAGCCCCCCACCATACCCTGTAAATCACCAGCAGAATCAGTCTCCAGAACAGGCAGAAAGAAACAACTCAGGTCATCGCCAGAGGAAGTGGGTGTAGAAGAGCCCTCAGCACTCAGGAGGCCCTCCCAGACTCCAGGGGAAGCCACATGCATGCAGAGAGAAGCTGTAAAGGATGAAAAAGACACCAAAGTGTGTAAGAAAACTTCAAGGCAGAAACTGGTCTCAGCAGAAAATGTAACTGGTGTCAAGAGTCGGCTAAGAAACGTTAAAGAAAAGGCCCAACCCATGGAAGACCCAGCTAGGGTCAAAGAGCCCTTCCAAAAGCCCAACCAGACTGAGGAACCAGGGAATGATGTAAAAATTGCTCCAGCGTCCCACCAGTCTCCACCAGCAAAACCAATCACTAGGAGAATGACCAGACAGAGACGGCTCAGGTCACCACCAGGAAAAGTGGCCGTAGAAGAGCCCTCAGCATCCATAGGGCCCACACAGACACCAGGGGATACACACACAGAGCCTGTAGGCAAAGGAAAAGACATCGAGGTGTTGAAGGAAACTTCAGGGCAGAAACTCAGTCCTGCAGAGAATGTAACAGGCATCAGGATTCGGCTAAGGACACTAAAGAAAAAGACCCAACCCCTGGAAGACTCAGCCAGTGTCAAAGAGCTCTTCCAAAAGCCAGATCAGGCCAAAGAAGCAGAGAGTGATGTTACAATAGCTCCAGGACCCCGCCCATCCCCACCAGCAGAACTAGTCACCAGGCCAACAAGCAGAAAGAGGCGGCCCAAGTCATCACCAGAGAAAGTGGACAAAGAAGAGCCCACACCAACACCAGGGGAAAGCACGTGGAGCCAGCCTGCACATGATGAAAAAGACAGCAGAGTATGGAAGGAAAATCCAAGGCAGAAACTCAATCCTGCAGAAAATGTAACTGGAGTCCGGAGTCGGCTAAGAACACTGAGGGAAAAGACCCAACCCCTGGAAGACCCGGCCAGTGTCAAAGAGCTCTTCCAAGACCCAGATCAGGCCAAAGACCCAGCGTGTGATGTTACAACCATTCCAATGCCCCGCCAGTCTCCACCAACAAAACCCGTCACCAGACCAACAAGCAGAAAGAGGCGAATTAAGTCGTCGCCAGAGAAAGTGGACGTAGAAAGGCCCTCAGCGCGCAGAGATCCCACACGAACACCACGGGAAGCCACACACAGTGCGCCTGTACGTGATGAAAAAGACAACAGAGTATTGAAGGAAGATTCAAAGCAGAAACTCAATCCAGCAGAAAATGTAATTGGGGTCAGGAGCCAGCTAAGAACCCTGAGGGAAAAGACCCAACCCCTGGAAGACCCGGCCGGTGTCAAAGAGCCCTTCCAAAGGCGAGATGGGGCCAAGGAACCAGTGAGTGATGTTACGATGGCTCCAGCGCCCCGCCAGTCTCCACCAGCACAGCCAGTCACCAGGAGAACAGGTAGACAGAGACAGCTCAGGTCACCACCAGGAAAAGCAGCTGTAGATGAACCCTCGGCGCTCAGCAGGCCCGCACAGACTCCAGGGGAAGCCACGCACACAGAACCTGTGGGCAATGAGAACAAGATCGAGATGGCCAAGGAAACGTCAAGGAGGAGCCCAGACTCGGCAGAAAATGTCATTGGCGTCAGGAGTCGGCGAAAAGCATTTAAGGAGACGACCGTGGAAGACCCGGCCCGTTTCCAGGAGCCCTTCCAAAAGCCCGATCAGGCCAAGGAACTGGAAAGCGATGCTGCTGCCGTCAAGAGAGCCCCAAAGCAAACAGCGGACAGAAGACCTGTGGAAACATCCCGAAGAGCCCTCAGGGCCCGTAAAGTAAGATTCCCAGAAGACCTTGTGGGCAGCAGAGAGCCGGCAAAACTCCCAGGTGAAAGTTGCGTTTCCCCGTCCCCCGAGAGGGGCCAGGGAGAAGACGGGAAGGTCACAGGCAAGAAGAGGCTGCGCCCCGTGACAGCTGCCCAGGACCCCGAGGACGAGAGGCCACTCCAAAAGAAGCAGAGGACAGCCCCCGGGGAGACACGGGAGTCCCCCTCACCCTCGGGAGTGAAGAAGAGAAGCCTGCGGACTTTGGCACAAAGGACTGAACCTGTGGGAAACCTGCCGTACGATGACCTGAAAACTAAAGCTGCGGATCCACAAGGAGAAGTCGCACAGGCTCCGAATAAG ggAGTGTCCCTGCGTTCCAGGCGTCCTGCTAAAACTTCTGTAGAGGAGCAAAGACCTGAGGTTCTTATATCAgcagaaaaggtaaaaataaagagaagtcaAAAGAAGTCTGTGCAGACCTCCCAGGAGATGAAGCTCCAAAGCCCTGAAGATGGAGCCGAGAAGTCTGCCTCTGGGGGCAAAGTTGAAGAGAGGAGGACGCGCTCGAGACCTGGGAGGCAGAACCAGACGCCTTTGCCTGAGGCTGCagaggagaaagcaagggagggaAGGGTGGACATCCCGGTgaagaagcaggaagagaaagaagggacaGGACATTCAGACTCCAAGGGTTCGAGATCCAGAAAGGTTAGCGTCCGCCCTCCAGGAAACCCTTCGGAGAGTGCATCCGAGCAGAGAGCAACCCGGAGTGCCAAGAGATGTGACCACAGTCTTCAAAAGGCTAGTAATCTCCTGTTGCCCTTTTTCTAA